One genomic window of Euleptes europaea isolate rEulEur1 chromosome 8, rEulEur1.hap1, whole genome shotgun sequence includes the following:
- the C8H18orf63 gene encoding uncharacterized protein C18orf63 homolog translates to MNDAKCQSLFFTTLPELRKLCAMKITLSSQLAENEIRTVQRKMCRRLLLLHQDVFCSPVPGTSHQILVVMTILCYKSGKCQAYVEKHGATIETPERVTPAVFQTCLSYILTVKLAPRWNQAGHLLIQGKDFLSQRGKQNAVVMDINVSETQICFSVEVCTVRLPPPELEDFDISANILKRFDSDKNVVIPRHSILSNWCYVLPSMKMGQIISISHVIPPESPFQSYSNLQLHWENLYGYILPKDTSAYCNIYFKMIGEQLFTYLLYPLMCIRSQPVQYFPRIDLEGALNAFLADLKTILPHVCGFPLKMTNKALYATQDLTRSSVQKVNSKPANLTGKRNCKVALIQEIPKKSVLGSEASTTKTSHKMELKVNQLKTGIFSHLHLSAEDGNTAVRRRKPHSRKEWKTSDEPAQPLHSTESFQMLKHLFADSLKKDPARIIPIFKGKLLQIDRQTTKASPGKKKQTIPQYSPKVMKTNTAAKLAVFKPSADQVNRPLSNSSFKKITNRSVLQAQIGQANIKCAVKEKNERDRQLSNWASANGASLERNSSEIKSRRLNSLPSTIDRSMHHTSVTQQHLHKSANLSSGSKGGKKTASQSNPSTGSKKTFLGISGSHVEVTNSKIFQKRSPAEEKTNAYRSSNSVYSKATRGGAQKESLGPSHQDTINILSHQLPFNNLQKEGESYLKPKKPRTSKPAIL, encoded by the exons ATGAATGATGCTAAGTGCCAGTCTCTGTTTTTCACCACTTTGCCTGAGCTGCGAAAACTCTGTGCCATGAAAATTACATTGAGTTCTCAATTGGCAGAAAATGAAATTAGAACAGTACAAAGGAAGATGTGCAG GCGACTCTTGCTTCTGCATCAAGATGTCTTTTGTTCACCTGTCCCTGGAACATCGCATCAAATTTTAGTAGTTATGACG ATACTCTGTTACAAATCAGGAAAGTGTCAAGCTTATGTAGAGAAACATGGAGCTACA ATAGAGACACCAGAGAGAGTTACCCCCGCTGTCTTTCAGACCTGCCTCTCCTATATACTTACAGTCAAGCTTGCTCCCCGATGGAACCAGGCTGGTCATCTGTTGATCCAAG gGAAAGATTTTCTATCACAACGGGGAAAGCAAAATGCAGTTG TTATGGACATCAATGTATCTGAGACTCAGATCTGCTTCAGTGTTGAGGTTTGCACAGTTCGTCTACCACCACCTGAG CTGGAAGATTTTGATATTTCAGCAAATATCTTAAAGAGATTTGACAGTGATAAGAACGTAGTCATCCCAAGACATTCTATTTTAAGTAACTGGTGCTATGTTTTGCCAAG CATGAAAATGGGTCAGATTATAAGTATTAGCCATGTAATTCCACCTGAGTCTCCGTTTCAATCATACAGCAATTTGCAGCTACACTGGGAAAATCTG TATGGCTATATTCTCCCCAAGGATACCTCAGCATACtgcaacatttatttcaaaatgATAGGGGAGCAACTCTTTACATATCTTTT ATATCCTTTAATGTGCATCAGAAGTCAGCCTGTGCAGTATTTTCCTAGAATAGATTTAGAAGGGGCTTTAAATGCTTTTCTTGCTGATCTGAAGACTATACTTCCTCATGTGTGTGGCTTTCCCCTTAAGATGACAAACAAAGCATTATATGCCACCCAAGATCTTACACGGTCATCTGTacag AAAGTAAACTCTAAACCAGCCAATCTCACTGGAAAAAGGAATTGCAAGGTGGCTTTGATTCAAGAAATTCCCAAAAAAAGTGTGCTTGGTTCTGAAGCATCTACTACAAAAACTAGCCACAAGATGGAGCTTAAAGTCAACCAGCTGAAAACCGGCATTTTCTCTCATCTCCATTTATCAGCAGAAGATGGGAATACAGCAGTAAGGAGAAGAAAACCCCACAGTAGAAAAGAGTGGAAAACTTCAGATGAACCTGCACAGCCACTTCACTCAACTGAATCTTTTCAAATGTTAAAGCATTTATTTGCAGATTCTCTAAAAAAAGATCCCGCCAGAATAATTCCAATTTTCAAAGGAAAGCTGTTGCAGATAGATAGGCAAACCACAAAAGCCTCCCCTGGAAAGAAGAAACAGACCATTCCACAATATTCTCCAAAAGTAATGAAAACTAACACAGCTGCTAAATTGGCTGTATTCAAGCCTAGTGCAGATCAAGTTAACAGACCATTATCTAATtcgtcatttaaaaaaattacaaacagAAGTGTTCTTCAGGCACAGATTGGGCAAGCAAATATAAAATGTGCAGTAAAAGAGAAAAATGAGCGTGACAGGCAGTTGTCCAATTGGGCTTCAGCTAATGGAGCAAGTTTAGAGAGGAATTCAAGTGAAATCAAATCCAGAAGGTTGAACTCTTTGCCATCCACTATTGACAGATCAATGCATCACACATCGGTTACCCAACAACATTTGCACAAATCTGCAAATCTCAGCTCCGGTAGCAAAGGGGGTAAAAAAACTGCAAGTCAGAGTAATCCAAGTACCGGATCAAAGAAAACATTTCTCGGCATATCTGGCTCACATGTGGAAGTGacaaattccaaaatatttcaaaaacGAAGTCCAGCTGAAGAAAAAACAAATGCATACAGATCAAGCAATTCAGTGTACAGTAAGGCCACAAGAGGAGGAGCTCAAAAAGAATCATTAGGACCATCACATCAAGATACCATCAACATACTCAGTCATCAATTGCCATTTAACAACCTGCAG AAAGAAGGAGAAAGTTATTTAAAGCCCAAGAAACCAAGAACCAGTAAACCTGCAATCTTATAA